The genome window CCACCAGCACCGTCGCGACGCCGATCGTGCCGTGCCCGCACATCGGCAGGCAGCCGGACACCTCGATGTACACCACGCCCCAGTCGGCGTCGTCGCGGCACGGCGGCTGCAGGATCGCGCCGCTCATCGCGGAGTGGCCGCGCGGCTCGTGCATCAGGAACTGCCGGATGTGGTCGAGCTCGGCCATGAAGTACCGCCGTCGCTCGGCCATCGTGGCGCCGGGGATCGGGGCGACGCCGCCGGTGACCACCCGCGTCGGCATGCCTTCGGTGTGCGAATCGACCGCCGTGATCGCGCGCGAGGCCCGCATCTACGCCACCCCCAGCGCGGCCAGCGCACGGCCCATGTCGGTGCGGACCTGTTCGCGGTGGACGTCCGACAGCGGCCCCCGCGGCGGGCGGCACGGCCCGCCCCGCCGCCCCACCAGGTCCATCCCGAGCTTGATGGCCTGCACGAACTCGGTGCGCGAATCCCAGCGGAACGCGGCCACCAGCGGCTCGTAGAGCGCCTTCGCTTCGTCGAGCTTGCCCGTGGTGGCGAGTTCGAACAGGCGCGCCGACTCGGCCGGGAAGACGTTCGGGAACCCGGCGAACCACCCGGTGGCGCCCATCAGCAGGCTCTCCAGCACGACGTCGTCGGCGCCGCCGATCACCGCCAGCCCCGGCGCACGCTCGCGGATCTCCAGCACCCGCCGGACGTCTCCGGAGAACTCCTTGACCGCCACGACGTTGTCGATCCGCGCGATCTCGGCGAGCAGGTCCGGCGTGAGGTCGACCTTGGTGTCGAACGGGTTGTTGTAGACCATCACCGGCAGCCCCACCGAGGCGACGGCCTCGAAGTGGGCGAGCACCTCGCCGCGGTTGGCGCGGTAGAGCGTCGGCGGCAGGCACAGCACCCCGTCCGCGCCGTCCTCGGCCGCCGCCTCGGCCCAGTGGCGGGCCTGGTGCGCGCCGGGACCGTGCACGCCGACGACGACGATCCCGGCGTCGCCGACGGCCTCGATCGCGGTGCGCGCGACGCGGCGGCGTTCCTCGTCGGTGAGGGAGGAGTACTCGCCGAGCGACCCGTTCGGGCCGACGCCCCGGCAGCCGTTTTCGACGAGCCAGCGGCAGTGCTCGGCGTAGGCGTCGTAGTCGACGGCCAGCCCGGCCGGCGCGCGGTCGTCCTCCCGGTACGGCAGGGCGGCGGCGACGACCACGCCCCCAAGGTCGCTCATGCGTCGTTCTCCTTCACCTCGGCGAGTTCGCCCAAGCGGATCGGCTGGGCGATCGGACGGTGGTGGCGCTCGGCGGTCCCGCACAACGCGCTCACGGCGGCCCCGCACAGCCGGCCCTGGCAGGGGCCGAGGCCGGCGCGGGTGCCGAGCTTGAGCGCGTGCGGGCCCGGTGCGGCCGGGTCGCGGGCCGCGCGCGTCAGTTCGCCGGCGGTGGTTTCCTCGCACCGGCA of Amycolatopsis solani contains these proteins:
- a CDS encoding dihydrodipicolinate synthase family protein; its protein translation is MSDLGGVVVAAALPYREDDRAPAGLAVDYDAYAEHCRWLVENGCRGVGPNGSLGEYSSLTDEERRRVARTAIEAVGDAGIVVVGVHGPGAHQARHWAEAAAEDGADGVLCLPPTLYRANRGEVLAHFEAVASVGLPVMVYNNPFDTKVDLTPDLLAEIARIDNVVAVKEFSGDVRRVLEIRERAPGLAVIGGADDVVLESLLMGATGWFAGFPNVFPAESARLFELATTGKLDEAKALYEPLVAAFRWDSRTEFVQAIKLGMDLVGRRGGPCRPPRGPLSDVHREQVRTDMGRALAALGVA